Proteins encoded by one window of candidate division WOR-3 bacterium:
- a CDS encoding electron transfer flavoprotein subunit beta/FixA family protein has protein sequence MKILVLTKRVPDTGVPIKVKSDGSGLELSNIPFVMNPYDEYALEAALRIKEKKGEGEVVLLSLGNEEYKETLRHGLAMGADRAKLIKVNDPSELDPIQIANLLIEEIKKENPDTIFCGKKAVDDERNYVHIYIATKLQKPYIYGAVNIELSNGNLKVTKETEKGLAIFELPLSSFIIFDKCQFEPRYPSLRGIMMAKKKNIEEIFPQNLTDKKIETLGYEAPPTKKTGKIINLPFPDNVKELVRLLKEEAKIL, from the coding sequence ATGAAAATTTTAGTTTTAACAAAAAGAGTCCCTGACACAGGAGTCCCAATAAAAGTTAAATCAGATGGAAGTGGGCTTGAACTTTCAAATATTCCCTTTGTTATGAATCCTTACGATGAATATGCTTTAGAAGCTGCTTTAAGAATTAAAGAGAAAAAAGGGGAGGGGGAAGTTGTTCTTTTATCTCTGGGTAATGAAGAATATAAAGAAACATTGAGGCATGGTCTTGCAATGGGAGCTGATAGAGCAAAACTTATAAAGGTTAATGATCCTTCAGAACTTGACCCAATTCAGATTGCAAATTTATTGATTGAAGAAATAAAAAAAGAAAATCCTGATACAATTTTTTGCGGAAAAAAAGCAGTTGATGATGAAAGAAACTATGTCCATATTTATATTGCAACAAAACTCCAAAAACCTTATATATATGGGGCAGTAAACATAGAACTCTCAAATGGTAATTTAAAAGTTACAAAGGAAACAGAAAAGGGTCTTGCAATTTTTGAACTTCCCCTTTCTTCATTTATTATATTTGATAAGTGTCAGTTTGAACCAAGGTATCCTTCTTTAAGAGGTATTATGATGGCAAAGAAAAAAAATATAGAGGAAATATTCCCTCAAAATTTAACTGATAAAAAAATAGAAACACTCGGATATGAAGCTCCTCCAACTAAAAAAACTGGTAAAATTATAAATTTACCTTTCCCAGATAATGTTAAGGAACTTGTTAGACTTTTAAAAGAAGAAGCAAAAATTTTATAA
- a CDS encoding electron transfer flavoprotein subunit alpha/FixB family protein: protein MIGIYLENKEGKIKKHSLELINFGVKNFEGEIIAFTIGDNVEKEEAFKYGVDFLYLISNKNKIESEEGIINSLYEFLKDKDFKVLIFPASNTGRIIAAGISALLDLPLIQDIVEVKKENGNLIFKRPVLAGKAFVWEKVIGEKFVISVRPNVAQISENPKTGRFEKVITNAEEKIKIVEIKEKQEEEIDVAEAEIIVSGGRGVGGPEGFKPLKELAKVLGAAVGASRAAVDAGWIDHSHQVGQTGKTVSPNLYIACGISGALQHLAGMRTSKVIVAINKDPNAPIFQIADYGIIGDLFEIVPALTEEIKKIKS, encoded by the coding sequence ATGATAGGAATTTATCTTGAAAATAAGGAGGGAAAAATAAAAAAACATTCCCTTGAACTTATAAACTTTGGAGTGAAAAATTTTGAAGGAGAAATAATTGCCTTTACAATAGGTGATAATGTGGAAAAAGAGGAAGCTTTCAAATATGGAGTTGATTTTCTTTATCTGATATCAAATAAAAATAAAATTGAATCAGAAGAAGGTATAATAAATTCTCTCTATGAATTTTTAAAAGATAAAGATTTTAAAGTGCTTATTTTTCCAGCTTCAAATACCGGGAGAATAATTGCTGCAGGTATATCTGCTCTTTTAGATTTACCTCTTATTCAGGATATTGTTGAAGTTAAAAAAGAAAACGGAAATTTAATTTTTAAAAGACCAGTTTTAGCTGGAAAAGCTTTTGTCTGGGAAAAGGTTATAGGAGAAAAATTTGTAATTTCAGTAAGACCTAATGTAGCTCAGATTTCAGAAAATCCAAAAACTGGGAGATTTGAAAAGGTAATAACAAATGCAGAAGAAAAAATTAAAATAGTTGAAATCAAAGAAAAACAGGAAGAAGAGATAGATGTTGCAGAGGCTGAAATAATTGTTTCAGGAGGAAGAGGGGTTGGAGGTCCAGAAGGTTTTAAACCATTAAAAGAGCTTGCTAAAGTTCTTGGAGCAGCAGTAGGTGCTTCAAGAGCTGCTGTTGATGCTGGATGGATAGATCATTCCCATCAGGTAGGTCAAACAGGTAAGACAGTTTCACCTAATTTGTATATTGCCTGTGGAATTTCAGGAGCACTTCAGCATCTCGCAGGAATGAGAACAAGTAAAGTTATAGTGGCTATTAATAAAGATCCAAATGCACCTATTTTTCAAATTGCTGATTATGGAATTATAGGAGACCTATTTGAAATAGTTCCAGCCTTAACCGAAGAAATTAAGAAAATAAAAAGTTGA
- a CDS encoding T9SS type A sorting domain-containing protein, with protein sequence MIINILISLSFIIQDTWEGGRDTSIINNDTLKTFLNGFQIDPFVSGDSLFISKDSLILINSSTIFDIGGDEVKGIGIKSEDTVFVGIFDYASTQANLKVFYTLDSLSFSSGRIFYSPYTNFNLIRRFYFTKDYGNNLWVGSKSSAGWILYSNELKNLPPQNFSWTSNTPYVAGHDFSDFLIFSPFKMYCSTNRGRIFRYIKAQNVWESVYQFPSVPGQEPDARTLFKTKNGLGIAVIKGDGTGTVVYETLDDVNFYPISPLLPSKSVIGGVLSEKNNNLILACNLPTACYLIKNNNYYVTFQNSDLTIFDIFKSKSGIIYLLTYGENTNPKRRIYASYDGVKWNLIETLDHYSNLGSLIPNTGIGYKKNEILIGTSYKPRLFKSKYQRKGTLTSNFIKIKGRNGPVHIKGYKIKGNPVGSFSVRFRSFNNVNDTVPFSAIPPLFSDTSSLSNYIYINPLDTFIQYKLELFTSNPEFSPYIDYIKIYYEEDTVGPKVLKAEANDGTFQQDGKDPDDHVIFIFNEPTSKLEVNKYNVDTLFKLSNNHSWLNSYGDFGGALWSLNGETLRIYLAYSGNNYPTVSIGDTVLTKMEDRFGFWKKSKVVITGSFDDVKGPKLIKAIAKEGNVLGDGIENGDSLILIFNEPTNRPNINFSNVDSFFGFKINGNFGNYFYTSWLTPETLVFVFTGSDSKIYTYDTIFVKGYRIFDIKGNIAYGKAKIEGSFDLKNPVCDSILAYDNSYPDTSIDYDDFIAFYFSENIFTLHQINKFNINSVFKLSKNHSWLSGFGEIGNILVYDKYIFVFFSQEGGKPSVRPGDTVYFLDNFIFDFYNNPLSGWKLIGGSFTKIKEKNLTSITDEIRAFISKNKLILSPSEKIEEIKIFDITGRKIDFDILKEENRINILNLKRGNIFILVKDKNKKYHKFKLIKLK encoded by the coding sequence TTGATAATAAATATTTTAATTTCCCTATCTTTTATTATTCAGGATACATGGGAAGGCGGAAGAGATACCTCAATAATCAATAATGATACTTTAAAAACTTTTTTAAACGGCTTTCAGATAGATCCTTTTGTATCAGGAGATTCTCTTTTTATTTCAAAAGATTCATTAATTCTTATAAATAGTTCTACAATTTTTGATATTGGAGGAGATGAAGTAAAGGGAATCGGAATAAAATCAGAAGATACAGTTTTTGTGGGTATTTTTGATTATGCATCCACTCAGGCAAATTTAAAAGTTTTTTATACCCTTGACTCCCTCAGTTTTTCATCAGGGAGGATTTTTTATTCACCTTATACTAATTTTAATTTAATTAGAAGATTTTACTTTACAAAAGACTATGGCAACAATCTATGGGTTGGTTCAAAATCAAGTGCAGGATGGATTCTTTATTCTAATGAATTAAAAAATCTACCACCCCAAAATTTTTCCTGGACAAGTAACACACCCTATGTTGCAGGACACGACTTCTCTGATTTTTTAATATTTTCACCTTTTAAAATGTATTGCTCCACTAATAGAGGAAGGATTTTCAGGTATATAAAAGCCCAGAATGTATGGGAGAGTGTATATCAGTTCCCTTCAGTTCCGGGTCAGGAACCTGATGCCAGAACTCTATTTAAAACAAAAAATGGTCTTGGAATTGCTGTTATTAAAGGTGATGGAACAGGAACAGTTGTATATGAAACTCTGGATGATGTGAATTTTTATCCAATATCACCACTTTTACCATCCAAAAGTGTAATAGGCGGAGTCTTATCAGAGAAAAATAATAATCTTATCCTTGCCTGTAATCTTCCTACTGCCTGTTATTTGATAAAAAATAATAATTATTATGTTACATTCCAGAATTCAGATTTAACAATTTTTGATATATTTAAATCAAAAAGTGGAATTATCTATCTTTTAACTTATGGTGAAAATACAAATCCTAAGAGAAGAATCTATGCCTCCTATGATGGAGTAAAATGGAATCTTATTGAAACCCTTGACCATTACTCAAATCTTGGAAGTCTAATTCCAAATACAGGGATTGGATATAAAAAAAATGAAATCCTTATCGGAACATCTTATAAACCAAGGTTATTTAAATCAAAATATCAGAGAAAAGGCACTTTAACTTCAAATTTTATAAAAATAAAGGGAAGAAATGGACCGGTTCATATTAAGGGATATAAAATAAAAGGTAATCCAGTGGGAAGTTTCAGTGTTAGATTCAGAAGTTTCAATAATGTTAATGATACAGTTCCTTTTTCAGCAATACCACCACTATTTTCAGATACATCCTCACTTTCAAATTATATTTACATAAATCCCCTTGATACTTTCATTCAATATAAATTAGAACTATTTACATCAAATCCAGAATTTTCACCTTACATAGATTATATAAAAATTTATTATGAAGAAGACACAGTAGGTCCAAAAGTTTTAAAAGCAGAAGCAAATGACGGAACCTTTCAGCAGGATGGAAAAGACCCTGATGACCATGTAATTTTCATATTCAATGAACCAACATCAAAGTTAGAGGTAAATAAGTATAATGTAGATACACTCTTTAAATTATCCAATAATCACTCCTGGTTAAATTCCTATGGAGATTTTGGAGGGGCTTTATGGTCTTTAAATGGAGAAACTCTCAGAATTTACCTTGCCTATTCAGGAAATAATTATCCTACTGTATCTATTGGAGACACTGTTCTTACAAAAATGGAGGATAGATTTGGTTTCTGGAAAAAATCAAAAGTAGTAATAACAGGAAGTTTTGATGATGTAAAGGGACCAAAACTTATTAAAGCCATTGCAAAAGAAGGAAATGTTCTTGGTGATGGAATAGAAAATGGAGATTCTTTAATTTTAATTTTTAATGAACCTACAAATAGACCTAATATCAATTTTTCAAATGTCGATTCTTTCTTTGGTTTTAAAATCAACGGAAACTTTGGTAATTATTTTTATACAAGTTGGTTAACTCCTGAAACCCTTGTGTTTGTTTTTACAGGTTCTGATTCAAAGATCTATACCTATGATACTATATTTGTAAAAGGGTATAGAATTTTTGATATAAAAGGTAATATTGCCTACGGGAAAGCTAAAATTGAAGGAAGTTTTGACTTAAAAAATCCTGTATGTGATAGTATCCTTGCCTATGATAATTCCTATCCAGATACCTCAATTGATTATGATGATTTTATTGCCTTTTACTTTTCAGAGAACATTTTTACACTCCATCAAATAAATAAATTTAACATTAACAGTGTTTTCAAACTATCTAAAAATCATTCCTGGCTTTCAGGTTTTGGAGAGATAGGAAATATTTTAGTTTATGATAAATATATTTTTGTTTTCTTTTCACAAGAAGGAGGTAAACCATCTGTAAGACCCGGAGACACAGTTTATTTTCTTGATAATTTTATATTTGATTTTTATAACAATCCTCTCTCAGGATGGAAGTTAATAGGTGGATCATTTACAAAAATAAAAGAAAAAAATTTAACCTCTATTACAGACGAAATAAGAGCCTTCATCAGTAAAAATAAATTAATCCTTTCACCTTCTGAAAAAATAGAGGAAATTAAAATTTTTGACATAACAGGTAGAAAAATAGATTTTGATATTTTAAAAGAAGAGAATAGAATAAACATTTTAAATTTAAAAAGAGGCAATATTTTCATTTTAGTCAAGGATAAAAATAAAAAATATCACAAGTTTAAACTAATTAAATTAAAATAA
- a CDS encoding NAD-dependent epimerase/dehydratase family protein, whose translation MRVIVTGGAGFIGSYISELYLNMGYKVLIIDNLSTGKKENIPEKADFENVSIEDEERIEKIFKKFEPEIVNHHAAQSSVIESVKNPLKDMEVNIKGTLILLKKSVEYNVKGFIFASSGGTVYGEPEILPVKEEYSSFPLSPYGISKKTCEMYGMFYSKKLPFVSLRYSNVFGPRQDPFGEAGVIAIFTERMLSNREVYIYGDGFQTRDFIYISDVIKSNYLATEYVLKGKSGIFNIGTGIETNINEIFKKLKELTYYKKDPIYKPLREGEIKRIALDIEKAKKVLNFKPEWTLEEGLKETVKFFNERGKN comes from the coding sequence ATGCGTGTAATTGTAACCGGTGGAGCAGGTTTTATAGGTTCTTACATTTCTGAACTCTACCTTAATATGGGTTATAAAGTTTTGATTATTGATAATCTCTCCACAGGAAAAAAGGAAAATATTCCCGAAAAAGCAGATTTTGAAAATGTTTCAATAGAGGATGAAGAAAGAATTGAAAAAATTTTTAAGAAATTTGAACCTGAAATTGTAAATCACCACGCAGCTCAGTCTTCTGTTATTGAATCAGTAAAAAATCCATTAAAGGATATGGAAGTAAATATAAAAGGAACACTTATACTCCTTAAAAAATCAGTAGAATATAATGTAAAAGGATTTATATTTGCAAGCTCAGGTGGAACAGTTTACGGTGAACCAGAAATATTACCAGTAAAAGAAGAATATTCCTCCTTTCCTTTAAGTCCTTATGGAATTTCAAAGAAAACATGTGAAATGTATGGAATGTTTTATTCAAAAAAATTACCTTTTGTTTCATTGAGATATAGCAATGTTTTCGGCCCAAGACAGGATCCTTTTGGTGAGGCAGGTGTGATTGCAATATTTACAGAAAGAATGTTAAGCAACAGAGAAGTTTATATTTACGGAGATGGATTTCAAACAAGAGATTTTATTTATATAAGTGATGTAATAAAATCAAATTACTTAGCAACTGAATATGTTTTAAAGGGAAAATCAGGAATATTTAATATTGGAACAGGAATAGAAACTAATATAAATGAAATATTTAAAAAATTGAAGGAATTAACCTACTATAAAAAAGACCCTATATATAAACCTTTAAGAGAAGGTGAAATAAAAAGGATTGCTCTTGATATTGAAAAGGCTAAAAAAGTATTGAATTTTAAACCTGAATGGACTCTTGAAGAAGGTCTTAAGGAAACAGTAAAATTTTTTAATGAAAGAGGAAAAAATTAG
- the dnaB gene encoding replicative DNA helicase — protein sequence MKEEKIRIPFDIEIEKAVLGAIFISEEAAHKAFEQVKEDMFYEPSHKDIYRAILKVVDSRKKINPINVAEILDKENVLDKIGGIEYLTELEDYAINPAYIDDYIKSLTEKYILRKTIELSYETIKRCEKGEEQAEEILYDLDKKIFDIAQIKIREGLLPISDILKDFISEIKGREGEGVRGILTGYTKFDEITGGFHPGEFIVVASRPSVGKTSFIINIMHRLAKNFNIPSALFSVEMSKLQIAMRFLILESEIDSMKFRNLNSLTDSEIRRLLDAASRIENLPIFIDDTPSISIQELRAKARRAVLEHKVKIIFIDYIQLVHGPRFETRQRELAYISDSLKKLARELNIPVVALSQLSRKVEERKEEDTPPKLSDLRESGALEQDADMVLFLYKKREEYEVFEPSEPYSENLINFHVAKNRNGPVGGFVLTFTKEFMKFENPGREFISIEESESGIPF from the coding sequence ATGAAAGAGGAAAAAATTAGAATTCCTTTTGATATAGAAATAGAAAAAGCTGTTCTTGGAGCAATTTTTATTTCTGAAGAAGCTGCTCACAAAGCTTTTGAACAGGTAAAAGAGGATATGTTCTATGAACCATCTCATAAAGACATTTATCGTGCAATTTTAAAAGTAGTTGATTCAAGAAAAAAAATTAATCCAATAAATGTAGCTGAGATTCTTGATAAAGAAAATGTTCTTGACAAGATAGGAGGAATTGAGTATCTAACAGAACTTGAAGATTATGCAATCAATCCTGCTTATATAGATGATTACATAAAATCTTTGACTGAAAAATACATACTTAGAAAAACAATAGAACTCTCTTATGAAACAATAAAAAGATGTGAAAAAGGTGAAGAGCAAGCAGAGGAAATATTATACGATCTTGACAAAAAAATTTTTGATATTGCACAGATCAAAATAAGAGAAGGACTTTTGCCTATAAGTGATATACTTAAAGATTTCATTTCAGAAATAAAAGGTAGGGAAGGTGAAGGTGTAAGGGGTATTTTAACAGGATATACAAAATTTGATGAAATTACAGGCGGTTTTCATCCAGGGGAATTTATAGTTGTTGCATCAAGACCTTCTGTTGGGAAAACAAGTTTTATTATTAACATAATGCATAGGCTTGCCAAAAATTTTAATATTCCCTCTGCTCTTTTCAGTGTTGAAATGTCTAAATTACAAATTGCAATGAGATTTTTAATTCTTGAATCGGAAATAGATAGTATGAAATTCAGAAATTTAAATTCCTTAACGGATAGTGAAATAAGAAGATTACTCGATGCTGCAAGCAGAATAGAAAATTTACCCATTTTTATTGATGATACCCCATCCATTTCAATACAGGAACTAAGAGCAAAAGCAAGAAGAGCTGTTTTGGAACACAAAGTGAAAATTATATTTATTGACTACATTCAGCTTGTCCATGGTCCCAGATTTGAGACAAGACAGAGAGAACTTGCTTACATTTCCGACTCTCTGAAAAAACTTGCAAGGGAATTAAATATACCCGTGGTTGCTCTTTCACAATTATCAAGAAAAGTAGAAGAAAGAAAAGAAGAGGATACTCCACCAAAACTCTCTGACCTAAGGGAATCAGGTGCTCTTGAGCAGGATGCAGATATGGTTTTATTCCTATATAAAAAAAGGGAAGAATATGAAGTTTTTGAACCATCTGAACCCTATTCAGAAAATTTAATTAACTTCCATGTTGCCAAAAATAGAAATGGACCCGTAGGAGGATTTGTTCTTACTTTTACAAAGGAATTTATGAAATTTGAAAATCCTGGAAGAGAATTTATATCTATTGAAGAAAGTGAAAGTGGTATTCCCTTTTAA
- a CDS encoding ABC transporter permease, which yields MKVVFPFKGFILSFLEILSEISYTTLYFFSSLKYVKKYFREIVYEIYEIGHNSLMLVIFTSSFVGMVATIQTAYQIKDYVPVIYIGSGVAKAVMIELGPVITGLVVAGRISSGIAAELGTMVVTEQIDALNVMGINPYRFLVMPRIVGGIISLPLLTSISVAIAIFSGMFIANVTGVANYFEFSRGAKMFFLPKDLFGGLLKSMFFGYALTLSGAIAGLSSEKGAEGVGKATTKAVVLSSILILVLDYILGILIFG from the coding sequence GTGAAAGTGGTATTCCCTTTTAAAGGATTTATTCTTTCTTTTTTAGAAATATTAAGTGAAATATCCTATACCACTTTATACTTTTTTTCTTCACTTAAATATGTTAAAAAATATTTTAGAGAAATTGTTTATGAAATTTATGAGATAGGACATAATTCATTGATGCTTGTTATCTTTACATCCAGTTTTGTCGGAATGGTTGCAACAATACAAACAGCCTACCAAATTAAAGATTATGTTCCTGTTATTTACATAGGTTCAGGAGTTGCAAAAGCTGTTATGATAGAACTTGGACCTGTAATAACAGGTCTTGTAGTGGCAGGAAGAATAAGTTCGGGGATTGCTGCTGAACTTGGAACAATGGTTGTAACAGAACAGATTGATGCCTTAAATGTAATGGGTATAAATCCTTATAGATTTCTTGTAATGCCAAGAATTGTAGGTGGTATAATCTCATTACCACTTTTAACTTCAATATCGGTTGCAATTGCCATCTTTTCAGGTATGTTTATAGCAAATGTAACTGGTGTTGCAAATTATTTTGAATTTTCAAGAGGAGCAAAGATGTTTTTTCTCCCAAAGGATTTATTTGGGGGTCTTTTAAAATCAATGTTTTTTGGGTATGCTTTAACTCTATCAGGTGCAATTGCTGGACTTTCCTCTGAAAAAGGAGCAGAAGGTGTTGGAAAAGCAACAACAAAAGCTGTTGTCCTATCCTCAATATTAATTCTTGTTCTTGACTATATACTTGGTATTTTAATATTCGGATGA
- a CDS encoding ATP-binding cassette domain-containing protein gives MIRVKNVYKKFSDWVLEDITFEVENNEFVIILGKSGAGKSVLFKIMVGLLKPERGSVFYDDLEITKINENGLTELRKKIGFVFQGSALFDSMTLFDNVALPLREHYKLTKKEIEFKVLEALESVDLRGYENLYPSELSGGMKKRGAIARAIVHQPQYIFYDEPTTGLDPETADKITKLTKKLWEEKKITSLAVTHDFNFTRSVATKIIWLYDKKVRFIGGVEDFKKLDHREAKLYFIE, from the coding sequence ATGATAAGAGTAAAGAATGTTTATAAAAAATTCTCTGATTGGGTTTTAGAGGATATAACTTTTGAAGTTGAAAATAATGAATTTGTAATAATACTTGGGAAAAGTGGAGCTGGTAAATCGGTTCTCTTTAAAATTATGGTTGGTCTTTTAAAACCTGAAAGGGGGTCAGTATTTTATGACGATTTAGAAATTACAAAAATAAATGAAAATGGTTTAACAGAATTGAGAAAAAAAATAGGATTTGTTTTTCAAGGAAGTGCTTTATTTGATTCAATGACCCTTTTTGATAATGTTGCCCTACCTTTGAGAGAACATTATAAGTTAACAAAAAAGGAAATTGAGTTTAAAGTACTTGAAGCTCTCGAATCAGTCGATCTAAGAGGATATGAAAATCTTTACCCCTCAGAGTTATCAGGGGGTATGAAAAAAAGAGGGGCAATTGCAAGAGCCATTGTCCACCAGCCTCAATATATTTTCTATGATGAACCAACTACAGGGCTTGACCCTGAAACAGCTGATAAAATAACAAAATTAACTAAAAAACTATGGGAAGAAAAAAAGATAACCTCGCTTGCTGTTACCCACGATTTTAATTTTACAAGGAGTGTTGCAACAAAAATTATATGGCTTTATGATAAAAAAGTAAGATTTATAGGAGGAGTGGAAGATTTTAAAAAACTTGATCACAGGGAAGCAAAATTATATTTTATTGAATAA